A stretch of Tripterygium wilfordii isolate XIE 37 chromosome 11, ASM1340144v1, whole genome shotgun sequence DNA encodes these proteins:
- the LOC120008573 gene encoding ATP-dependent Clp protease proteolytic subunit-related protein 3, chloroplastic, which translates to MAACLPVHMASSLISSSKVSLAPRRTRTNIGTRTSCCAFSAKNSATIPMPPINPNDPFLSKLASAAASSPEKFVNPPTSSDMPPYLDIYDSPLMATPAQVERTVNYNEHRPTTPPPDLPSLLLHGRIVYIGMPLVPAVTELIVAELMYLQWADPKAPIYMYINSTGTTRDDNETVGMEAEGFAIYDAMRQLENEVHTVGVGAAIGQACLLLAAGTKGKRFMMPHTKAMIQQPKVPSSGMMPASDVLIRAKEAIINRDTLVKLLAKHTGNSEETVANAMRRPYYMDATKAKEFGVIDKVLWRGQERIMADVASPEEWDKNAGIKVLDAF; encoded by the exons ATGGCCGCATGCCTGCCAGTGCACATGGCCTCCTCTTTAATCTCATCTTCAAAGGTTTCACTAGCTCCtcgaagaacaagaacaaacatCGGAACCAGAACCAGTTGCTGTGCTTTTAGCGCCAAAAACTCTGCTACAATCCCGATGCCGCCAATAAACCCTAATGACCCGTTTCTATCGAAGCTCGCTTCAGCCGCTGCATCTTCTCCGGAAAAGTTTGTTAATCCCCCGACATCTTCCGATATGCCTCCATATTTGGACATCTACGACTCTCCTCTCATGGCTACTCCCGCTCAA GTGGAAAGAACAGTGAATTATAACGAGCACAGGCCGACTACACCACCTCCAGACTTGCCTTCCCTGCTTCTCCATGGGAGAATTGTGTATATCGGCATGCCA ttGGTTCCTGCTGTCACAGAGCTCATTGTGGCAGAACTGATGTACCTTCAGTGGGCGGatcccaaagcaccaatatatatgtacataaattCTACGGGAACAACTCGTGATGATAATGAAACA GTTGGAATGGAGGCAGAGGGTTTTGCCATCTATGATGCAATGAGGCAGTTAGAAAATGAG GTACATACGGTTGGTGTTGGTGCTGCTATTGGACAGGCTTGTCTGCTACTTGCGGCTGGGACCAAGGGTAAACGGTTCATGATGCCACATACCAAAG CCATGATCCAACAGCCTAAGGTCCCATCATCTGGGATGATGCCTGCAAGTGATGTTCTTATTCGTGCAAAAGAG GCAATAATAAATCGGGATACTCTTGTAAAGCTGCTAGCCAAGCACACTGGGAAT TCAGAAGAGACTGTAGCTAATGCGATGAGAAGACCATATTACATGGATGCTACAAAAGCGAAAGAATTTGGGGTCATTGACAAA GTTCTTTGGCGTGGTCAGGAACGAATAATGGCTGATGTTGCCTCACCAGAGGAGTGGGACAAGAATGCCGGCATTAAAGTTTTAGATGCATTTTAA
- the LOC120009856 gene encoding uncharacterized protein LOC120009856 isoform X1, protein MHQKWNGRWNATVVKKSDIIETKALLICVVMTRSAKISEFWFFKVYIKRSLPNWEITIIAAEPTSLPSDAASEIGGKAVELESYMDPTKEEFVQYTHIGDPVDVTFGVKEFKVNRYYDLGSGLLLFFFQNLNVKSLCLEV, encoded by the exons ATGCATCAAAAGTGGAATGGACGTTGGAATGCTACAGTGGTAA AAAAATCTGACATCATAGAAACCAAAGCCTTGCTGATATGTGTCGTCATGACAAGAAGTGCTAAAATATCAGAGTTCTGGTTCTTCAAAGTGTATATCAAAAGGTCTTTGCCTAATTGG GAGATCACTATCATTGCTGCAGAACCTACTTCTTTACCATCTGATGCTGCAAGTGAAATTGGAGGGAAAGCTGTGGAACTTGAAAGTTATATGGACCCAACAAAAG AAGAATTTGTGCAATATACTCACATTGGAGACCCAGTTGATGTAACTTTTGGTGTGAAGGAATTTAAGGTAAATAGGTATTATGATTTAGGCTCTGGactattactttttttttttcaaaacctaAACGTAAAATCCTTGTGCCTAGAGGTGTAA
- the LOC120008934 gene encoding rapid alkalinization factor-like gives MAKFFSYCILLSICVIMILMSRSSSVDAMGDLRIGWIPTAKPICKGSIAECLAGEEEFELDSEINRRILATSNYISYGALQRNTVPCSRRGASYYNCQSGGQANPYNRGCSAITRCRG, from the coding sequence ATGGCCAAATTCTTCAGTTATTGTATACTTCTCTCGATCTGTGTGATCATGATCCTGATGAGCAGATCATCCTCCGTAGATGCGATGGGGGACCTTCGTATTGGGTGGATACCCACCGCAAAGCCAATCTGCAAGGGCTCCATTGCAGAGTGCTTAGCAGGGGAAGAGGAGTTCGAGCTGGACTCGGAGATCAACAGGCGGATTCTAGCAACCAGCAACTACATCAGCTATGGTGCGCTGCAGAGGAACACTGTCCCATGCTCTCGCCGCGGGGCCTCCTACTATAATTGCCAGTCTGGGGGTCAGGCCAATCCTTATAATCGCGGATGCAGTGCCATTACAAGGTGCAGAGGTTga
- the LOC120009171 gene encoding formin-like protein 11 has protein sequence MGCVYQILHMISIITFFFILISLKSTHILIAEASLDASEYLKLQRLQEYYFMEEEKSENENQIVRVSGDDESEEDEVFLLKKFRALLGMRRFKRGRGSSSGSEYLSPSPSPSPTIEAEAPAPAPAPFLHKHVHSHHPFHKLNPIPKTHKIEEQNSEKGGLKKVLIAVLVSAGAAFVVFSVGFFWVFGKFRKQKKSATTMANHMNKGRKKGKSKIVSSQNSANKVSSNPVIDDLLYLNSLGVDLEQQSCCLKKIPETVNTKLERKESESDQELVKSASFSSCAREIMSVNEDDPESVKYESSDVGNSSSGDKIIPVDCHSSDDESFHSFNDSHSSNIRLSNASAGSLSDISENLPSNVSKLSPIPHREPDHRKENMRIETSSDCIKNFTSSPSPPPPPPPPPPPPMPAINCIKITSPPPLPHKSPNALQAASSIPPPPCPPPFLNRNSCSTKGPPPPPPSQFLPQTPLGKDGAPLPKLKPLHWDKVRAAPDGSMVWDKLRSSSFELDEEMIESLFGYNIQSSSKNDEGKSKTPSPSKHVLEPKRLQNITILSKALNVTAEQACEALLTGDGLSLQQLEALVKMVPTKEEEEKLSSYKGDTNELGFAEQFVKAILNIPFAFQRAVAMLYRETFEDEVIHLRNSFSMLEEACKELRSSRLFLKLLEAVLKTGNRMNVGTIRGGARAFKLDALLKLADVKGTDGRTNLLHFVVQEMIRSEGMRVSDSIMGKINQRNKNQTVEEKEEDYRRMGLDLVSGLSTELYNVKKTATIDLDVLANSVSNLSEGMSKLRHLVDSDLKIGDFVKSMKKFMNHGDMKLKELKEDEDRILLLVREITEYFHGNVSKDEANPLRIFVIVRDFLGMLDHVCKELRSSKMATSPNPLAPFR, from the exons atgggttGTGTGTATCAGATTCTCCACATGATTTCCATCATCACATTCTTCTTCATTCTCATATCATTGAAAAGTACCCACATTTTGATTGCTGAGGCTTCACTTGATGCATCGGAGTACTTGAAGCTTCAGAGACTACAAGAGTACTATTTCATGGAGGAGGAGAAAAGTGAGAATGAAAACCAGATTGTGAGAGTTTCAGGAGATGATGAGAGTGAAGAAGATGAAGTTTTCTTATTGAAGAAGTTCAGAGCTCTATTGGGTATGAGGAGGTTCAAGAGAGGAAGAGGATCTTCTAGTGGTTCTGAGTACTTGTCACCATCACCATCTCCATCACCCACCATTGAAGCTGaggctcctgctcctgctcctgctccatttctgcacaaacatgtgCATTCTCATCATCCATTCCACAAATTGAATCCAATTCCAAAAACCCACAAGATTGAGGAACAGAATAGTGAGAAGGGTGGATTGAAAAAGGTCTTAATTGCAGTTCTTGTGTCTGCAGGAGCTGCCTTTGTAGTGTTTAGTGTTGGGTTCTTCTGGGTTTTTGGCAAATTCAGGAAACAAAAGAAATCTGCAACAACAATGGCTAACCACATgaataaaggaagaaaaaagggtAAATCCAAGATTGTGAGTTCCCAAAATTCAGCAAACAAGGTGAGCTCAAATCCTGTAATTGATGATCTCTTGTATCTTAACTCATTAGGTGTAGATTTAGAGCAGCAAAGTTGTTGTCTTAAAAAAATTCCTGAAACTGTGAACACAAAATTGGAGAGGAAGGAATCAGAATCAGACCAAGAATTGGTCAAATCTGCTAGTTTTTCTTCTTGTGCAAGGGAAATTATGTCTGTTAATGAGGATGATCCAGAGTCAGTTAAGTATGAATCTTCTGATGTGGGTAACTCTTCATCTGGTGATAAAATCATTCCTGTTGATTGTCATTCTTCTGATGATGAATCTTTTCATTCTTTCAATGATTCACACTCATCAAACATTAGGCTTTCAAATGCTTCTGCTGGTAGTCTCAGTGACATTTCAGAAAATTTACCCTCAAATGTGTCAAAGTTATCACCAATTCCACATAGAGAACCAGATCATAGAAAGGAAAACATGAGGATTGAAACTTCTTCTGATTGCATTAAGAATTTCACATCctcaccatcaccaccacctcctcctcctcctcctccaccgccACCAATGCCAGCCATCAATTGCATTAAAATTACATCTCCACCGCCATTACCTCATAAATCTCCTAATGCTTTACAAGCTGCATCTAGTATTCCTCCGCCGCCATGTCCACCTCCATTTCTAAACAGAAATAGCTGTTCTACAAAAgggcctcctcctcctccaccatctcaatttcttccacaaacaCCATTGGGGAAAGATGGAGCTCCATTACCCAAATTGAAGCCACTCCATTGGGATAAAGTTAGAGCAGCACCGGATGGGTCTATGGTGTGGGACAAGCTAAGATCAAGCTCATTTGA GTTGGATGAAGAAATGATAGAATCGCTATTCGGATACAACATACAGAGTTCATCGAAGAACGATGAAGGGAAGAGCAAAACTCCTTCTCCAAGCAAGCATGTACTTGAACCCAAAAGATTGCAGAACATAACCATACTCTCAAAAGCACTGAATGTGACTGCTGAACAAGCATGTGAAGCACTCTTAACAG GTGATGGTCTTAGTTTACAGCAATTAGAGGCACTTGTGAAGATGGTGCCAACcaaggaagaagaggaaaagcTATCCAGTTATAAAGGGGACACCAATGAATTGGGATTTGCAGAACAGTTTGTCAAAGCCATTCTCAACATACCATTTGCTTTTCAAAGAGCAGTCGCCATGCTTTATCGAGAAACTTTTGAAGACGAAGTCATTCATCTCAGAAACTCTTTTTCAATGCTAGAG GAGGCTTGTAAGGAACTAAGATCAAGCCGGCTCTTCTTAAAGCTACTTGAAGCAGTTCTCAAAACGGGTAATCGAATGAATGTTGGAACAATCAGAGGAGGAGCCAGAGCATTCAAGCTGGACGCGCTCCTTAAACTTGCCGATGTAAAAGGAACTGATGGAAGAACCAACTTACTACACTTTGTTGTTCAAGAAATGATAAGGTCAGAAGGAATGAGAGTATCAGACAGCATTATGGGAAAGATTAATCAGAGAAACAAGAACCAAACTGTCGAAGAGAAGGAGGAAGATTACAGAAGAATGGGACTAGACCTTGTTTCTGGATTAAGCACTGAACTGTACAATGTGAAAAAGACAGCAACAATTGATTTGGATGTTCTTGCAAATTCTGTCTCAAATTTATCAGAAGGAATGTCCAAATTGCGACATCTAGTGGACAGTGACCTGAAAATAGGGGATTTTGTCAAGTCGATGAAGAAGTTCATGAATCATGGAGACATGAAGTTGAAGGAATTGAAGGAAGATGAAGATAGAATCTTGTTACTTGTGAGAGAGATTACTGAGTACTTCCATGGAAATGTGAGCAAAGATGAAGCAAACCCTCTTAGGATATTTGTGATTGTGAGAGACTTTCTGGGTATGTTAGATCATGTGTGTAAAGAGCTCAGAAGCTCGAAAATGGCAACTAGTCCAAACCCTCTTGCTCCATTTAGATAG
- the LOC120008708 gene encoding REF/SRPP-like protein At3g05500 has protein sequence MAGEDLTQRELQQPLLTKEEEERLKHLEFVQVAALHTVMYFSNLYGLAKEKSGPLKLGVETVEGTVKSFVGPVYEKYHDVPIEVLKYVDCKVGESVTELDSRVPPVIKQVSTQAFSAAQRAPTLARNVASEVQRTSVKDTATELAKTVYTKYEPAAKEFYIKYEPKAEQCAVSAWHKLNQLPLFPRVAQVVLPTAAYCTDKYNQTVVSAAEKGYRVSSYLPLVPTEKIARVFSEKEAEPEPLVSN, from the exons ATGGCAGGCGAAGATTTGACTCAGCGCGAGCTACAACAGCCATTGTTG ActaaggaggaggaagagaggtTGAAGCATCTGGAGTTCGTGCAAGTGGCTGCACTGCACACGGTTATGTACTTCTCTAACCTCTACGGTTTGGCCAAGGAGAAGTCTGGTCCTTTGAAGCTCGGTGTTGAGACCGTCGAGGGCACGGTCAAAAGTTTTGTCGGACCCGTTTATGAAAAATACCACGATGTTCCAATTGAGGTCCTCAAGTACGTTGATTGTAAG GTGGGTGAATCAGTAACTGAATTGGACAGTCGTGTGCCCCCAGTCATCAAGCAAGTCTCAACTCAAGCCTTCTCAGCAGCTCAAAGGGCTCCTACACTAGCTCGCAATGTAGCTTCTGAGGTCCAGCGTACCAGTGTGAAAGACACAGCCACTGAACTAGCAAAAACAGTGTACACAAAATATGAGCCCGCTGCCAAGGAGTTCTACATCAAGTATGAGCCTAAGGCTGAGCAGTGTGCCGTGTCTGCCTGGCACAAGCTGAATCAGCTCCCGCTCTTCCCTCGGGTGGCTCAGGTTGTTTTACCTACGGCAGCATATTGTACTGATAAGTATAACCAAACTGTGGTTAGCGCTGCCGAGAAAGGATACAGAGTTTCTTCATATCTACCTTTGGTGCCTACTGAGAAGATTGCCAGGGTGTTCAGTGAGAAAGAGGCTGAACCAGAGCCTTTGGTCTCCAACTGA
- the LOC120009690 gene encoding 40S ribosomal protein S21-2-like: protein MQNEEGQNMDLYIPRKCSATNRLITSKDHASVQINVGHLGPDGVYTGQFSTFALCGFIRAQGDADGALDRLWQKKKAEIRQ, encoded by the exons ATGCAGAACGAAGAGGGTCAAAACATGGATCTGTACATTCCCAGGAAATG TTCTGCCACCAATCGGCTTATCACTTCGAAGGATCATGCTTCTGTCCAGATCAATGTTGGCCACTTGGGGCCTGATGGAGTTTACACTGGTCAATTTAGTACTTTTGCTCTCTGTGGTTTCATTCGAGCTCAG GGAGATGCTGATGGTGCCCTTGATAGGCTTTGGCAAAAGAAGAAAGCCGAAATTCGACAATAA
- the LOC120009856 gene encoding uncharacterized protein LOC120009856 isoform X2, whose amino-acid sequence MDVGMLQWYQKSDIIETKALLICVVMTRSAKISEFWFFKVYIKRSLPNWEITIIAAEPTSLPSDAASEIGGKAVELESYMDPTKEEFVQYTHIGDPVDVTFGVKEFKVNRYYDLGSGLLLFFFQNLNVKSLCLEV is encoded by the exons ATGGACGTTGGAATGCTACAGTG GTACCAAAAATCTGACATCATAGAAACCAAAGCCTTGCTGATATGTGTCGTCATGACAAGAAGTGCTAAAATATCAGAGTTCTGGTTCTTCAAAGTGTATATCAAAAGGTCTTTGCCTAATTGG GAGATCACTATCATTGCTGCAGAACCTACTTCTTTACCATCTGATGCTGCAAGTGAAATTGGAGGGAAAGCTGTGGAACTTGAAAGTTATATGGACCCAACAAAAG AAGAATTTGTGCAATATACTCACATTGGAGACCCAGTTGATGTAACTTTTGGTGTGAAGGAATTTAAGGTAAATAGGTATTATGATTTAGGCTCTGGactattactttttttttttcaaaacctaAACGTAAAATCCTTGTGCCTAGAGGTGTAA
- the LOC120009829 gene encoding 26S proteasome regulatory subunit 6A homolog B codes for MATAMVEDTSFEEDQLASMTTDDIVRASRLLDNEIRILKEELQRTNLDLESFKEKIKENQEKIKLNKQLPYLVGNIVEILEMNPEDEAEEDGANIDLDSQRKGKCVVLKTSTRQTIFLPVVGLVDPDKLKPGDLVGVNKDSYLILDTLPSEYDSRVKAMEVDEKPTEDYSDIGGLEKQIQELVEAIVLPMTHKERFQKLGVRPPKGVLLYGPPGTGKTLMARACAAQTNATFLKLAGPQLVQMFIGDGAKLVRDAFLLAKEKSPCIIFIDEIDAIGTKRFDSEVSGDREVQRTMLELLNQLDGFSSDDRIKVIAATNRADILDPALMRSGRLDRKIEFPHPTEEARARILQIHSRKMNVHPDVNFEELARSTDDFNGAQLKAVCVEAGMLALRRDATEVNHEDFNEGIIQVQAKKKASLNYYA; via the exons ATGGCGACGGCGATGGTTGAAGACACGAGCTTCGAAGAGGACCAGCTGGCTTCCATGACTACCGACGATATTGTCCGAGCTTCTCGTCTCCTCGATAACGAGATTCGTATACTCAAG GAGGAGTTGCAGAGAACGAATCTTGATTTAGAGTCATTCAAAGAGAAGATAAAGGAAAATCAGGAGAAGATTAAGCTCAACAAGCAGCTTCCATACTTGGTTGGGAACATTGTTGAG ATTCTGGAAATGAACCCAGAAGATGAAGCTGAGGAAGATGGGGCAAATATTGATCTTGACTCCCAAAGAAAGGGAAAATGTGTTGTACTGAAAACATCTACACGTCAG ACAATTTTTTTGCCTGTTGTGGGGCTTGTTGACCCTGACAAGTTGAAGCCTGGTGATTTGGTTGGTGTAAATAAGGATAGCTATCTGATCTTGGATACTTTGCCATCCGAGTATGACTCACGAGTGAAAGCTATGGAGGTCGATGAGAAACCAACTGAAGACTACAGTGATATCGGAGGGTTGGAGAAGCAG ATCCAAGAACTTGTTGAAGCTATAGTTTTGCCAATGACACACAAGGAGCGTTTTCAAAAGTTAGGTGTTCGTCCACCGAAGGGAGTGCTTTTGTATGGACCTCCTGGGACTGGGAAAACTTTGATGGCTCGAGCTTGTGCGGCCCAAACAAATGCCACTTTTTTGAAACTAGCGGGTCCACAACTTGTACAG ATGTTCATTGGAGATGGAGCAAAACTTGTACGTGATGCTTTCCTGCTTGCGAAGGAGAAATCTCCCTGCATCATTTTTATTGATGAAATTGATGCAATCGGCACAAAACGGTTTGACAG TGAAGTCAGTGGGGACAGAGAGGTGCAGCGAACaatgttggaattgctcaatcagCTAGATGGTTTTAGTAGTGATGACCGGATTAAG GTGATAGCAGCTACAAACCGTGCTGATATTCTGGACCCCGCCCTTATGCGTTCTGGTCGATTGGATCGCAAAATTGAGTTTCCACACCCCACAGAGGAAGCAAGAGCTCGAATCTTGCAG ATCCACTCGAGGAAAATGAATGTTCACCCAGACGTCAATTTTGAGGAGTTAGCACGGTCTACTGATGATTTCAATGGGGCACAGCTTAAAGCTGTTTGTGTAGAGGCAGGCATGCTAGCTCTTCGTCGCGATGCAACTGag GTTAACCATGAGGATTTCAATGAAGGTATTATTCAGGTTCAGGCAAAGAAAAAAGCAAGCTTAAATTATTATGCCTAG